The following proteins are encoded in a genomic region of Oncorhynchus kisutch isolate 150728-3 linkage group LG6, Okis_V2, whole genome shotgun sequence:
- the LOC109892808 gene encoding E3 ubiquitin-protein ligase RNF26: protein MDVVNFASCAIGKCLDTFCLLLDLVIWFVNWLGRLFSNMGSSMHDLQVVPSGSILLEYWNCALFSFLTVTEVVTSTAHGAFNLLEGWLQTLGGVFESFKMVGHLSSHVAWRTKELLHRGFLSGHTVLKQTCDGFSIAFSLVLYFVNTIVNILLIGTQNCFSAMVGAWEAVSGPLHKALELALTLLTFLYSCLVGTSVLLWTPCQLALEFLGSLGHVFITVFMLNIYGLLLTAVIVALTLLYLNPELPRHVAQQCLHFVNTIPGMLSLQRTIYRLYLLAMEQAQALQDNGAGPQAMGQVAQARQPRGRTVQTSVDQGGVGHLVLDPRAPGIPNDHTGTLLPPEQTGREQVELYSTLQHLDSRWDDINLDPDQYHHQSTTRTTVKQQPASGQGSQAPPVDTGLLSLLKEHEERKKCVICQDRVKNVLLLPCRHLCLCRHCSAILLQQPPQQHSCPLCRQAITQTMDVFL from the coding sequence ATGGATGTAGTGAACTTTGCTTCCTGTGCTATTGGGAAATGCCTGGACACTTTTTGCCTTCTACTAGACTTGGTCATCTGGTTTGTGAATTGGCTAGGCCGACTTTTCTCCAACATGGGTTCATCAATGCACGACCTGCAAGTGGTCCCGAGTGGCTCCATCTTACTAGAATACTGGAACTGTGCACTGTTCTCTTTCCTCACTGTAACAGAGGTGGTCACAAGCACAGCACACGGAGCTTTCAATCTACTGGAGGGATGGCTTCAGACCTTAGGAGGGGTGTTCGAGAGTTTCAAAATGGTGGGCCACCTCTCTTCTCATGTTGCATGGCGCACCAAGGAGCTGCTACACCGCGGATTCCTGTCTGGACATACTGTGCTTAAACAGACTTGTGACGGTTTTAGCATTGCGTTCAGCCTCGTTCTCTACTTTGTCAACACTATCGTCAACATTCTTCTCATTGGTACCCAGAACTGCTTCTCTGCAATGGTAGGGGCCTGGGAGGCAGTGTCAGGCCCCCTGCATAAAGCCTTGGAGCTGGCCCTCACACTTCTCACCTTCCTATACAGCTGCCTGGTGGGCACCTCTGTACTGCTTTGGACACCCTGCCAACTAGCTCTTGAGTTTCTGGGCTCCCTCGGTCATGTCTTTATCACAGTATTCATGCTCAACATCTATGGCTTGCTCTTAACAGCAGTCATTGTTGCTTTGACCTTGCTATATCTCAACCCAGAGTTGCCTCGTCATGTGGCCCAGCAATGTCTTCACTTTGTCAACACAATCCCAGGAATGCTAAGTCTACAGAGAACCATCTATAGACTTTACCTGCTGGCCATGGAGCAAGCTCAAGCTCTTCAGGACAATGGAGCTGGACCACAGGCTATGGGGCAGGTGGCCCAAGCAAGACAGCCAAGGGGCAGAACAGTACAGACTTCTGTAGACCAAGGTGGAGTGGGGCACCTAGTTCTGGATCCAAGGGCCCCAGGTATTCCTAATGACCATACAGGTACCCTTCTTCCCCCAGAACAGACTGGAAGAGAACAAGTGGAGTTATACTCAACACTTCAACACCTCGACAGTAGGTGGGATGACATCAACCTTGACCCAGACCAATACCACCACCAGTCTACAACAAGGACTACAGTGAAGCAGCAGCCTGCCTCTGGCCAAGGCAGCCAGGCCCCTCCAGTTGACACTGGCCTCCTCAGTCTATTGAAGGAGCATGAGGAGAGGAAGAAGTGCGTAATCTGTCAGGACAGGGTCAAGAACGTGTTGCTGCTGCCCTGCCGCCACCTGTGCCTGTGTCGCCACTGCTCGGCCATCTTGCTACAGCAGCCCCCCCAGCAGCACAGCTGTCCCCTCTGCCGACAGGCCATCACACAAACCATGGATGTCTTTCTCTGA
- the mis12 gene encoding protein MIS12 homolog, which produces MAEYITSEEEAMSPSSLKLYEAQFFGFTPQTCMVRVYSAFQDCLNELLLVVEAVFVRKLSGTEPNGEQLHLRARECTQKLQIFLQERFKRLSGRMETVLVNNVLSVPPNVLLPDDQPHKKYPQRLEEVLKLESSLAELQQAYQVEVCARQALLAELEEQREVQEQLDGILRWIGELQAAWMQEGMGSFHNSFCVMMQSVKKLQAVFGEINKKSKRLDEDSSVGWTHMV; this is translated from the exons ATGGCGGAGTACATAACCAGTGAGG AGGAGGCaatgtctccctcctccctcaagCTGTACGAGGCACAGTTCTTTGGTTTCACCCCTCAGACCTGCATGGTGAGAGTATACAGTGCCTTTCAGGACTGTCTGAATGAATTGCTACTTGTCGTAGAAGCAGTGTTCGTGAGAAAACTAAGCGGGACTGAACCAAATGGAGAGCAACTACATTTAAGGGCAAGAGAATGCACCCAAAAGTTGCAGATATTCCTTCAGGAACGCTTCAAGCGTCTGTCTGGTCGCATGGAAACCGTTTTGGTCAACAACGTCCTCTCAGTCCCACCTAATGTGTTGCTGCCTGACGACCAGCCACACAAAAAGTACCCTCAACGTTTAGAGGAGGTTCTTAAGCTGGAGTCTTCCCTGGCGGAGCTGCAGCAAGCGTACCAAGTGGAGGTGTGTGCCAGGCAGGCCTTGCTGGCTGAACTGGAGGAGCAAAGAGAGGTCCAAGAGCAGCTGGATGGGATCCTGAGATGGATTGGAGAACTACAGGCAGCATGGATGCAGGAGGGAATGGGCAGCTTTCACAACAGCTTCTGTGTGATGATGCAGTCGGTCAAGAAACTGCAGGCTGTCTTTGGAGAGATCAATAAGAAAAGCAAAAGATTGGATGAGGACTCGTCAGTGGGATGGACCCacatggtgtaa